In Lotus japonicus ecotype B-129 chromosome 5, LjGifu_v1.2, one genomic interval encodes:
- the LOC130718370 gene encoding deSI-like protein At4g17486 — protein sequence MLCKLVPLPRKKKPGSVPVYLNVYDLTPINGYAYWLGLGVYHSGVQVHGVEYGFGAHERSTTGIFEVEPGHCPGFTFRKSVYIGSTDLGAKDVRALMEKLAAEYPGNTYHLIQKNCNHFCNDVCNKLTGKSIPRWVNRLARLGFLCNCVLPPSLNEKKVGPAALTNRIPEEGKNKMRSQSTRHEASSNPPLSASRRRCLSPPSSVINGSASSTLTVK from the exons ATGCTGTGTAAACTGGTCCCGTTGCCGCGGAAGAAAAAACCCGGTTCGGTCCCGGTTTACCTCAACGTCTATGATCTCACCCCGATTAATGGGTATGCGTATTGGTTAGGCCTCGGAGTTTATCATTCTGGTGTTCAAG TTCATGGGGTTGAGTATGGATTTGGAGCGCATGAACGTAGCACGACTGGGATTTTTGAAGTGGAACCTGGACACTGTCCTGGATTCACCTTTAGAAAATCAGTTTACATTGGATCAACTGATCTCGGTGCGAAGGATGTCCGGGCACTCATGGAGAAGCTAGCTGCGGAATATCCTGGCAACACCTACCATCTTATACAAAAAAATTGCAACCACTTCTGCAATGATGTTTGCAACAAATTAACTGGAAAGTCAATCCCTCGATGGGTTAATCGACTTGCACGACTTG GTTTTCTCTGCAACTGTGTTCTTCCGCCCAGCCTGAACGAAAAGAAGGTTGGACCAGCGGCATTGACCAACAGGATTCCGGAAGAAGGAAAGAATAAGATGAGAAGCCAGTCCACAAGGCATGAGGCTTCCTCCAATCCTCCATTGTCAGCTAGCCGAAGACGTTGTCTTTCTCCACCTTCATCTGTAATTAATGGTTCTGCATCCTCAACCTTAACAGTAAAGTAG